Proteins co-encoded in one Cupriavidus nantongensis genomic window:
- a CDS encoding (2Fe-2S) ferredoxin domain-containing protein — translation MRSYYQHHVFFCLNQREAGENCCANYNAKAMQEYAKKRCKELGIAGGEGRVRINKAGCLNRCELGPVLVVYPEAIWYTYVDEHDIDEIIDSHLLKGKPVERLMVDR, via the coding sequence ATGCGCAGCTACTACCAGCACCACGTCTTTTTCTGCCTGAACCAGCGCGAGGCCGGCGAGAACTGCTGCGCCAACTACAACGCCAAGGCGATGCAGGAATACGCCAAGAAGCGCTGCAAGGAACTGGGCATCGCCGGCGGCGAAGGCCGCGTGCGCATCAACAAGGCGGGCTGCCTGAACCGCTGTGAACTCGGCCCGGTGCTGGTGGTCTACCCCGAGGCCATCTGGTACACCTATGTCGACGAGCATGACATCGATGAAATCATCGACAGCCACCTGCTCAAGGGCAAGCCGGTCGAGCGGCTGATGGTGGATCGCTGA
- a CDS encoding alpha/beta hydrolase: protein MNAHTQVLSIAGPVGAIDVSVDLPQGEPRGLALVAHPHPLFGGTKDNKVAQTLARAFVQLGYATVRPNFRGVGATAGEHDNGIGEQDDLLAVAAWMRQQTAWSAQAATLPLALGGFSFGSFVSTHVARRLAEAGTPVQRLVLVGTAASRWEVAQVPADTIVIHGEQDDTVPLASVFDWARPQELPVIVIPGADHFFHRKLHLIKQLVVNAWDR from the coding sequence ATGAACGCGCATACCCAGGTACTTTCCATCGCCGGCCCCGTCGGCGCGATCGACGTGTCGGTGGACCTGCCGCAAGGCGAGCCCCGCGGCCTGGCGCTGGTGGCGCACCCGCATCCGCTGTTCGGCGGCACCAAGGACAACAAGGTCGCGCAGACGCTGGCACGTGCCTTCGTGCAGCTGGGCTATGCCACCGTGCGCCCCAACTTCCGCGGCGTCGGCGCGACCGCCGGCGAGCATGACAACGGCATCGGCGAACAGGACGACCTGCTCGCGGTGGCAGCGTGGATGCGCCAGCAGACCGCGTGGTCGGCGCAGGCCGCGACGCTGCCGCTGGCGCTGGGCGGGTTCTCGTTCGGCAGCTTCGTCAGCACCCATGTGGCGCGGCGCCTGGCCGAGGCCGGCACACCCGTGCAGCGCCTGGTGCTGGTCGGCACCGCCGCCAGCCGCTGGGAAGTCGCGCAGGTGCCGGCCGACACCATCGTCATCCATGGCGAGCAGGACGACACCGTGCCGCTGGCGAGCGTGTTCGACTGGGCCCGCCCGCAAGAGCTGCCGGTGATCGTGATCCCCGGCGCCGACCATTTCTTTCACCGCAAGCTGCACCTGATCAAGCAGCTCGTCGTCAATGCGTGGGACCGGTAA